One window from the genome of Alkalihalobacillus sp. LMS6 encodes:
- a CDS encoding LacI family DNA-binding transcriptional regulator produces MMPTIKDVALKAGVSRSTVSRVLNDHPYVDEKKRKAVQAAITELGYSPNSSAQRLRGTETKTIAVLVSRIVNPFFSAIVDAMDEVAAAHSYRMILCNTRGRADQELHFLELLRTKQVDGVILASIVNEWETIQPYLQFGPIVLCNEYPRYLTGAPNVTINQKEAMVTITEHLLEKGYSSIAYCNVYDVSRMPEGIHSPLAEDRYMGYVETMKKAGKLVHSDWRFSGHSVEDGKRILQDILRLDKRPDAVITGSDEIAAGMIAEAKRLNIGIPSDLAIVGFDNQPAATLLEPQLTTIHQPTFEMGKTTMEMMMSVLANPAEMQASTVYLQAPLQIREST; encoded by the coding sequence ATGATGCCAACAATTAAAGATGTGGCATTAAAAGCGGGGGTATCAAGGTCGACTGTTTCTCGTGTCTTAAATGATCATCCATATGTTGATGAGAAGAAACGAAAAGCTGTACAAGCGGCAATTACAGAACTAGGGTATAGCCCTAATTCATCAGCACAGCGTTTGCGTGGAACAGAAACAAAGACGATTGCAGTCCTTGTATCAAGGATCGTTAACCCTTTTTTTAGTGCCATTGTTGATGCCATGGATGAAGTAGCCGCTGCTCATTCTTATCGAATGATTTTATGTAATACGAGAGGAAGAGCAGATCAAGAACTTCACTTTTTAGAATTGCTCCGTACAAAACAAGTAGATGGTGTCATTCTTGCATCAATTGTAAACGAATGGGAGACCATTCAGCCCTACTTGCAGTTCGGACCGATTGTATTATGTAATGAGTACCCCAGATACCTTACAGGAGCACCTAACGTAACGATTAACCAAAAAGAGGCCATGGTGACGATCACAGAACATTTGCTTGAAAAAGGCTACTCGTCCATTGCTTACTGCAATGTCTATGATGTCAGTCGGATGCCAGAAGGAATTCACTCTCCGTTAGCCGAGGATCGATATATGGGGTATGTTGAGACGATGAAGAAGGCTGGAAAATTGGTTCACTCAGATTGGCGTTTTTCAGGTCACTCTGTTGAAGATGGAAAACGAATCTTGCAAGATATCCTTCGTCTAGATAAACGACCTGATGCAGTAATTACGGGTAGTGACGAAATTGCCGCTGGCATGATCGCCGAAGCAAAACGTCTCAACATTGGTATTCCTAGCGACTTAGCAATCGTCGGTTTTGATAACCAACCTGCAGCCACTTTACTGGAGCCGCAATTAACAACCATTCATCAACCTACATTTGAAATGGGGAAAACGACGATGGAAATGATGATGAGTGTCCTTGCAAATCCAGCTGAAATGCAAGCGTCTACTGTTTACTTACAAGCACCTTTGCAAATAAGAGAGTCTACATAA
- the dtd gene encoding D-aminoacyl-tRNA deacylase, translating into MRIVLQRVKHASVTVNEDMVGSIDHGLLLLVGVTHEDQEKDISYCVDKIANLRIFSDEEGKMNLSVKDVGGAILSVSQFTLYGETKKGRRPNFMAAAKPDQAETIYNQFNEQLRDAGLHVATGQFGEHMNVQLLNDGPVTLIIENPS; encoded by the coding sequence ATGCGTATTGTGCTACAAAGAGTCAAGCATGCCTCCGTTACTGTGAATGAAGACATGGTCGGTTCAATTGATCATGGTCTTCTTTTGCTTGTAGGTGTGACGCATGAAGATCAAGAAAAAGATATTTCTTACTGTGTTGATAAAATTGCCAACTTGCGTATTTTCAGTGATGAGGAAGGGAAAATGAACCTCTCTGTTAAAGACGTGGGCGGAGCGATTTTATCCGTTTCTCAATTTACGCTTTATGGCGAAACTAAAAAAGGACGTAGGCCGAACTTTATGGCAGCGGCGAAACCTGATCAAGCAGAAACGATCTACAATCAGTTTAATGAACAGCTACGAGACGCTGGGCTGCACGTTGCAACCGGTCAATTCGGGGAACATATGAATGTTCAACTATTAAACGACGGGCCTGTCACGTTAATCATTGAAAATCCATCATAA
- a CDS encoding ThuA domain-containing protein, which translates to MTNVTIWNEFRHEKQNEKVANLYPDGIHGAIASFLSDDHSVKTATLDENEHGLTQEVLDETDVLLWWGHIAHDEVSDEVVARVQKRVLEGMGLIVLHSGHFSKIFKTLMGTSCDLKWREADEKERLWVVSPSHPIADGIDEYFELEKEEMYGEHFDIPNPDEVVFMSWFQGGEVFRSGCTFSRGNGKIFYFRPGHETFPTYENKNVQTVIKNAVKWAAPTKRSYPTYGNAQSLEPVPGQSE; encoded by the coding sequence ATGACAAACGTAACGATTTGGAATGAATTTCGCCATGAAAAACAAAACGAAAAAGTAGCAAACCTCTATCCTGATGGCATTCATGGAGCGATTGCATCATTCTTATCGGATGATCATTCTGTAAAAACAGCTACTTTAGATGAAAATGAACACGGGTTAACGCAAGAAGTACTTGACGAAACAGATGTGCTGCTTTGGTGGGGACATATTGCGCATGATGAAGTAAGTGATGAGGTAGTGGCTCGCGTACAAAAACGTGTGTTAGAAGGGATGGGTTTAATTGTCCTTCACTCAGGTCACTTTTCCAAAATCTTTAAAACGTTGATGGGAACGAGCTGCGATTTAAAATGGCGTGAAGCGGACGAAAAAGAAAGACTATGGGTTGTTAGTCCAAGTCATCCGATAGCTGATGGTATTGATGAATATTTTGAATTAGAAAAAGAAGAAATGTATGGAGAACATTTTGATATTCCAAATCCTGATGAAGTGGTCTTTATGAGCTGGTTCCAGGGCGGGGAGGTATTCCGTAGCGGGTGTACGTTTAGTCGAGGCAACGGTAAGATCTTTTATTTCCGACCAGGACATGAGACGTTCCCAACTTACGAAAACAAAAATGTGCAAACAGTTATAAAAAATGCAGTGAAGTGGGCAGCTCCTACAAAGCGTTCCTACCCAACTTACGGAAATGCTCAATCGTTAGAGCCTGTTCCAGGGCAGTCGGAGTAA